Proteins found in one Xyrauchen texanus isolate HMW12.3.18 chromosome 30, RBS_HiC_50CHRs, whole genome shotgun sequence genomic segment:
- the LOC127624398 gene encoding C-1-tetrahydrofolate synthase, cytoplasmic-like isoform X1, with protein MFSATATMLRRGAWRNRDSHCTVATIVSGKKTSQHVKERLKKEIAEMKNQLPGFRPGLVVLQVGDRDDSNLYISMKLKAAAEIEINANHIRLPKTVTEDEVLRCIVAVNENPEVHGLIVQLPLDSINAIDTEKVTNAVALEKDVDGLTSINAGKLSRGDLGSCFIPCTPNGCMELISQTGVSVSGKNAVVIGRSKIVGAPMHDLLLWNHATVTTCHSKTIDLAEKVGRADILVVGAGKAEMVKGEWVKEGAVVIDCGINHIPDSSKPSGIRVVGDVHYSSAKERAGFITPVPGGVGPMTVAMLMKNTVESAKRFLQKYRPGKWSIDYTKKKPQRPQPSDFAISCSCPSKPVGQLAREVGLFSEEVVPYGRSRAKIRLDALKRMEKQPNGKYVVVTGITSTPEGEGKQTTALGLVQALGAHLEINSFACVREPSLISCFGVKGVAVGGGYSQVIPLEEVSLQPSGHSEVICTASRLVMDSIKAHAHFETKLSEKALFDLLVPLRDGQRSVSTAQLNRLKKLAIEKSDPLTFTKTEIRSFVQLDIDPDTTTDCVSLENEIMAVLSLSSSEEDMQKRLTKIVVATNRSGDPVTTEDLDVSGTLAMLLKDALQPILMQTVEGTPVFVHTSPLADFAHGSASILADKMALKMVGPDGFVVTETGHGADIGLEKFFNIKCRYSDLQPDVVVMVTTIRSLKMHGGDHTVQTGLPLRKEYLQENLKHLETGCCHLRKQVENAQAFGLPVIVAVNKFSSDTDAELQLVCSQARQAGAFEAVQCTNWSEGGAGALNLAGAVQRAAQQPNLFKFLYDPQIPAVDKLRIVAKRMYSAKDIELSPKAVEKLALYTKQGFGNLPVCVAKTHLSLSNDPMLKGVPTDFILPITDINVNAGAGFLCSLTGSTNTEVDDPMWPCFHGNNLYSDRK; from the exons ATGTTCTCCGCCACTGCCACAATGCTCCGACGAGGAGCTTGGAGAAACCGGGACAGTCATTGCACCGTGGCAACCATTGTCTCCGGCAAAAAGACCTCACA ACATGTGAAGGAACGACTGAAGAAGGAGATTGCTGAGATGAAGAATCAGTTACCAGGCTTCAGGCCAGGCCTGGTTGTGTTGCAG GTTGGGGACAGAGATGACTCAAACCTCTACATCAGTATGAAACTCAAGGCAGCAGCTGAG ATTGAAATCAATGCAAACCACATTAGGCTTCCGAAGACAGTCACAGAAGATGAA GTTCTACGCTGTATAGTTGCAGTCAATGAGAATCCTGAAGTCCATGGTCTCATTGTACAACTGCCCCTTGACTCCATCAATGCAATAGACACAGAAAAAGTGACTAATGCTGTGGCCCTAGAGAAAGATGTTGATGG cctgaccagtatCAATGCAGGGAAGCTGTCTCGTGGAGACCTGGGGAGCTGTTTCATCCCATGCACTCCTAATGGCTGTATGGAGCTCATCAGTCAGACCG GTGTGAGTGTGTCTGGGAAGAATGCTGTTGTGATTGGCCGCAGTAAGATAGTTGGAGCTCCAATGCACGATCTGCTTTTATGGAACCATGCCACAGTGACCACCTGTCACTCAAAGACTATTGACCTTGCTGAAAAG GTGGGCAGAGCAGACATCTTGGTTGTGGGTGCTGGCAAAGCTGAGATGGTGAAAGGAGAGTGGGTGAAGGAGGGGGCGGTGGTCATAGACTGTGGCATCAATCACATACCAG atagCAGTAAACCCAGTGGGATACGTGTAGTGGGAGATGTGCACTATTCCTCAGCTAAAGAGAGAGCTGGATTCATCACCCCAGTGCCTGGTGGTGTAGGACCCATGACTGTTGCCATGTTGATGAAG AATACAGTTGAAAGTGCAAAGCGGTTTCTGCAAAAATACAGACCAGGGAAGTGGAGTATAGACTACACAAAGAAGAAACCCCAAAGGCCTCAGCCAAG TGATTTTGCAATCTCCTGTTCATGCCCGAGCAAACCAGTCGGTCAGCTTGCAAGAGAGGTTGGCCTGTTTTCTGAGGAAGTGGTGCCATATGGCAGGAGCAGAGCTAAGATACGACTGGATGCCCTGAAACGTATGGAGAAACAGCCTAATGGGAAATATGTGGTTGTCACTGG AATTACTTCTACTCCAGAGGGCGAGGGAAAACAAACAACTGCTCTTGGGTTGGTTCAGGCCTTAGGGGCCCACCTGGAAATAAACTCTTTTGCTTGTGTGCGAGAGCCTTCTCTAATATCCTGTTTTGGTGTCAAGG GGGTTGCTGTTGGAGGTGGATACTCGCAGGTTATTCCTTTAGAGGAG GTCAGCCTTCAGCCTTCAGGCCACAGTGAGGTCATCTGTACTGCTAGTAGACTGGTTATGGACTCCATTAAAGCACATGCTCACTTTGAGACCAAGCTATCTGAGAAG GCTTTGTTTGATTTATTGGTTCCTCTTAGAGACGGTCAAAGATCTGTCTCCACAGCCCAGCTCAACCGACTAAAG AAACTGGCCATTGAGAAATCTGACCCCTTGACCTTCACAAAGACTGAGATAAGAAGCTTTGTCCAACTGGACATTGACCCAGACACCACAACA GATTGTGTCTCCTTGGAAAATGAGATCATGGCTGTACTGTCACTAAGCAGCAGTGAGGAGGACATGCAGAAGAGGCTGACCAAGATAGTAGTGGCTACAAACAGATCTGGAGATCCTGTTACCACAGaggatttg GATGTCAGTGGCACATTGGCCATGCTATTGAAAGATGCACTACAACCCATCTTGATGCAGACTGTAGAG GGTACACCAGTGTTTGTTCATACCAGCCCATTAGCAGACTTTGCCCATGGCAGTGCCTCCATCCTGGCagacaaaatggctttaaaaatggTTGGACCTGATGGATTTGTAG TCACTGAGACTGGTCATGGTGCTGACATTGGCTTGGAGAAGTTCTTCAACATTAAATGCCGCTATTCAGACCTGCAGCCAGATGTTGTAGTGATGGTGACAACCATTCGTTCCTTGAAGATGCATGGTGGTGACCACACA GTCCAAACAGGCTTGCCCCTTCGAAAAGAGTATTTACAGGAG AACCTCAAGCATCTAGAGACAGGCTGTTGTCACTTGAGGAAACAGGTGGAAAATGCACAAGCATTTGGCTTGCCAGTTATAGTCGCTGTCAACAAATTCAG TTCTGATACCGACGCTGAACTGCAGCTGGTGTGTAGCCAGGCGAGGCAGGCTGGTGCCTTTGAAGCAGTGCAGTGCACTAATTGGTCTGAGGGGGGCGCTGGAGCGCTGAATCTGGCCGGTGCTGTTCAGAGAGCTGCTCAACAACCCAACCTGTTCAAGTTCCTTTATGACCCACAG ATTCCAGCTGTCGATAAATTAAGGATCGTGGCAAAGAGGATGTACAGTGCGAAGGATATAGAGCTCTCTCCAAAAGCTGTAGAGAAACTTGCGCTTTACACAAAACAG GGCTTTGGGAATTTGCCGGTTTGCGTAGCTAAGACACACCTGTCTTTGAGTAATGACCCCATGCTAAAGGGGGTACCCACCGACTTCATCCTTCCCATTACAGATATCAATGTCAATGCTGGAGCTGGATTCCTCTGCTCTCTGACTGGCTCG ACTAATACAGAAGTGGATGATCCCATGTGGccctgtttccatggcaacaaccTTTACAGTGACCGAAAGTAG
- the LOC127624398 gene encoding C-1-tetrahydrofolate synthase, cytoplasmic-like isoform X2 — MLTLRPSYLRRDGQRSVSTAQLNRLKKLAIEKSDPLTFTKTEIRSFVQLDIDPDTTTDCVSLENEIMAVLSLSSSEEDMQKRLTKIVVATNRSGDPVTTEDLDVSGTLAMLLKDALQPILMQTVEGTPVFVHTSPLADFAHGSASILADKMALKMVGPDGFVVTETGHGADIGLEKFFNIKCRYSDLQPDVVVMVTTIRSLKMHGGDHTVQTGLPLRKEYLQENLKHLETGCCHLRKQVENAQAFGLPVIVAVNKFSSDTDAELQLVCSQARQAGAFEAVQCTNWSEGGAGALNLAGAVQRAAQQPNLFKFLYDPQIPAVDKLRIVAKRMYSAKDIELSPKAVEKLALYTKQGFGNLPVCVAKTHLSLSNDPMLKGVPTDFILPITDINVNAGAGFLCSLTGSTNTEVDDPMWPCFHGNNLYSDRK; from the exons ATGCTCACTTTGAGACCAAGCTATCTGAGAAG AGACGGTCAAAGATCTGTCTCCACAGCCCAGCTCAACCGACTAAAG AAACTGGCCATTGAGAAATCTGACCCCTTGACCTTCACAAAGACTGAGATAAGAAGCTTTGTCCAACTGGACATTGACCCAGACACCACAACA GATTGTGTCTCCTTGGAAAATGAGATCATGGCTGTACTGTCACTAAGCAGCAGTGAGGAGGACATGCAGAAGAGGCTGACCAAGATAGTAGTGGCTACAAACAGATCTGGAGATCCTGTTACCACAGaggatttg GATGTCAGTGGCACATTGGCCATGCTATTGAAAGATGCACTACAACCCATCTTGATGCAGACTGTAGAG GGTACACCAGTGTTTGTTCATACCAGCCCATTAGCAGACTTTGCCCATGGCAGTGCCTCCATCCTGGCagacaaaatggctttaaaaatggTTGGACCTGATGGATTTGTAG TCACTGAGACTGGTCATGGTGCTGACATTGGCTTGGAGAAGTTCTTCAACATTAAATGCCGCTATTCAGACCTGCAGCCAGATGTTGTAGTGATGGTGACAACCATTCGTTCCTTGAAGATGCATGGTGGTGACCACACA GTCCAAACAGGCTTGCCCCTTCGAAAAGAGTATTTACAGGAG AACCTCAAGCATCTAGAGACAGGCTGTTGTCACTTGAGGAAACAGGTGGAAAATGCACAAGCATTTGGCTTGCCAGTTATAGTCGCTGTCAACAAATTCAG TTCTGATACCGACGCTGAACTGCAGCTGGTGTGTAGCCAGGCGAGGCAGGCTGGTGCCTTTGAAGCAGTGCAGTGCACTAATTGGTCTGAGGGGGGCGCTGGAGCGCTGAATCTGGCCGGTGCTGTTCAGAGAGCTGCTCAACAACCCAACCTGTTCAAGTTCCTTTATGACCCACAG ATTCCAGCTGTCGATAAATTAAGGATCGTGGCAAAGAGGATGTACAGTGCGAAGGATATAGAGCTCTCTCCAAAAGCTGTAGAGAAACTTGCGCTTTACACAAAACAG GGCTTTGGGAATTTGCCGGTTTGCGTAGCTAAGACACACCTGTCTTTGAGTAATGACCCCATGCTAAAGGGGGTACCCACCGACTTCATCCTTCCCATTACAGATATCAATGTCAATGCTGGAGCTGGATTCCTCTGCTCTCTGACTGGCTCG ACTAATACAGAAGTGGATGATCCCATGTGGccctgtttccatggcaacaaccTTTACAGTGACCGAAAGTAG
- the LOC127624398 gene encoding C-1-tetrahydrofolate synthase, cytoplasmic-like isoform X3, producing the protein MLLKDALQPILMQTVEGTPVFVHTSPLADFAHGSASILADKMALKMVGPDGFVVTETGHGADIGLEKFFNIKCRYSDLQPDVVVMVTTIRSLKMHGGDHTVQTGLPLRKEYLQENLKHLETGCCHLRKQVENAQAFGLPVIVAVNKFSSDTDAELQLVCSQARQAGAFEAVQCTNWSEGGAGALNLAGAVQRAAQQPNLFKFLYDPQIPAVDKLRIVAKRMYSAKDIELSPKAVEKLALYTKQGFGNLPVCVAKTHLSLSNDPMLKGVPTDFILPITDINVNAGAGFLCSLTGSTNTEVDDPMWPCFHGNNLYSDRK; encoded by the exons ATGCTATTGAAAGATGCACTACAACCCATCTTGATGCAGACTGTAGAG GGTACACCAGTGTTTGTTCATACCAGCCCATTAGCAGACTTTGCCCATGGCAGTGCCTCCATCCTGGCagacaaaatggctttaaaaatggTTGGACCTGATGGATTTGTAG TCACTGAGACTGGTCATGGTGCTGACATTGGCTTGGAGAAGTTCTTCAACATTAAATGCCGCTATTCAGACCTGCAGCCAGATGTTGTAGTGATGGTGACAACCATTCGTTCCTTGAAGATGCATGGTGGTGACCACACA GTCCAAACAGGCTTGCCCCTTCGAAAAGAGTATTTACAGGAG AACCTCAAGCATCTAGAGACAGGCTGTTGTCACTTGAGGAAACAGGTGGAAAATGCACAAGCATTTGGCTTGCCAGTTATAGTCGCTGTCAACAAATTCAG TTCTGATACCGACGCTGAACTGCAGCTGGTGTGTAGCCAGGCGAGGCAGGCTGGTGCCTTTGAAGCAGTGCAGTGCACTAATTGGTCTGAGGGGGGCGCTGGAGCGCTGAATCTGGCCGGTGCTGTTCAGAGAGCTGCTCAACAACCCAACCTGTTCAAGTTCCTTTATGACCCACAG ATTCCAGCTGTCGATAAATTAAGGATCGTGGCAAAGAGGATGTACAGTGCGAAGGATATAGAGCTCTCTCCAAAAGCTGTAGAGAAACTTGCGCTTTACACAAAACAG GGCTTTGGGAATTTGCCGGTTTGCGTAGCTAAGACACACCTGTCTTTGAGTAATGACCCCATGCTAAAGGGGGTACCCACCGACTTCATCCTTCCCATTACAGATATCAATGTCAATGCTGGAGCTGGATTCCTCTGCTCTCTGACTGGCTCG ACTAATACAGAAGTGGATGATCCCATGTGGccctgtttccatggcaacaaccTTTACAGTGACCGAAAGTAG
- the LOC127623660 gene encoding zinc finger and BTB domain-containing protein 25-like isoform X1, with translation MRVEMDVSGHSLFLLQQLNVQREFGFLCDCTVAIGNVYFKAHRSVLAAFSNYFKMIFIHQSSECIKIQPTDIQPDVFSYLLHIMYTGMGPKQPVDQARLQEGIKFLHAYQLCRKTGEGGPDPSSDPIRTSNLYGIQISSQLANKENSGLKAGGSRDPEDGRSSTRADRTHGRLTLAVGLEGITSERQPQSFHAASSVASGDDSDISTRIKQERIEEEEQQQQECEKESCSLSPTLVSPCQAGLFKDGPLALLCPRCGERCLSPEGLQAHLFSHAACALEPSCLMEGPSEEKTGEHKERVDAGSLEEALQQSQALADELAVELRRGGGTGSSVSPLAAFTRKRKMACAVCNLRFSQKSQLQEHMFAHVGKPLRYHRYSRFCGQLLHGCETQPDITAATGDEVGKDTQDNGSSCYSLDSEVSQESVDAVTVE, from the exons GTTGAGATGGATGTGTCTGGCCATAGTCTGTTCCTCCTGCAACAGCTGAATGTCCAAAGGGAGTTTGGCTTTCTCTGTGACTGCACTGTTGCCATTGGCAACGTATACTTCAAGGCTCATCGTTCAGTCCTCGCTGCATTCTCAAACTACTTCAAAATGATCTTTATCCATCAGTCCAG tgaGTGTATCAAGATCCAGCCCACTGATATTCAGCCAGATGTCTTCAGCTACCTTTTACACATAATGTATACTGGCATGGGTCCCAAACAACCTGTAGACCAGGCCAGACTTCAGGAGGGCATCAAATTCCTCCAtgcatatcagctctgccgtAAAACAGGTGAGGGTGGCCCTGACCCATCCTCTGACCCCATCCGTACGTCCAACCTCTATGGTATTCAGATCTCTTCACAGCTAGCCAATAAAGAGAACTCAGGCTTGAAGGCTGGTGGTTCAAGGGACCCTGAGGATGGCCGCTCCAGTACAAGGGCTGATCGCACACATGGGCGATTGACACTCGCTGTAGGGTTGGAGGGCATCACATCTGAGCGGCAGCCTCAAAGCTTCCATGCAGCATCCTCAGTGGCCTCAGGGGATGACTCTGACATCTCCACACGGATCAAGCAGGAGAGAATAGAGGaggaagaacaacaacaacaggaaTGTGAGAAGGAGTCTTGCTCTCTCTCCCCAACCCTGGTGAGCCCCTGCCAAGCTGGCCTATTCAAAGACGGCCCTTTAGCACTTTTATGTCCCCGGTGTGGTGAACGGTGTCTGTCACCCGAAGGCCTACAAGCGCACCTTTTTAGCCATGCAGCCTGTGCCCTCGAGCCTAGCTGTCTGATGGAGGGCCCTTCAGAGGAAAAAACTGGTGAGCATAAGGAGCGTGTGGACGCTGGTAGTCTGGAGGAGGCCCTTCAGCAGAGCCAGGCCCTGGCAGACGAGCTGGCTGTAGAACTAAGGCGAGGTGGCGGGACAGGAAGTAGCGTCAGTCCGTTGGCAGCCTTCACACGAAAGAGAAAGATGGCCTGTGCCGTCTGCAACCTTCGCTTTTCACAGAAGAGCCAGCTGCAGGAGCACATGTTCGCACATGTGGGCAAGCCGTTACGATACCACCGCTACAGTCGCTTCTGTGGGCAGCTACTCCATGGTTGTGAGACCCAGCCAGATATTACTGCAGCCACAGGAGATGAAGTAGGCAAAGACACTCAGGATAATGGCAGTTCCTGCTACTCACTGGACTCTGAGGTCTCTCAGGAGAGTGTTGACGCAGTCACTGTGGAATGA
- the LOC127623660 gene encoding zinc finger and BTB domain-containing protein 25-like isoform X2, whose translation MDVSGHSLFLLQQLNVQREFGFLCDCTVAIGNVYFKAHRSVLAAFSNYFKMIFIHQSSECIKIQPTDIQPDVFSYLLHIMYTGMGPKQPVDQARLQEGIKFLHAYQLCRKTGEGGPDPSSDPIRTSNLYGIQISSQLANKENSGLKAGGSRDPEDGRSSTRADRTHGRLTLAVGLEGITSERQPQSFHAASSVASGDDSDISTRIKQERIEEEEQQQQECEKESCSLSPTLVSPCQAGLFKDGPLALLCPRCGERCLSPEGLQAHLFSHAACALEPSCLMEGPSEEKTGEHKERVDAGSLEEALQQSQALADELAVELRRGGGTGSSVSPLAAFTRKRKMACAVCNLRFSQKSQLQEHMFAHVGKPLRYHRYSRFCGQLLHGCETQPDITAATGDEVGKDTQDNGSSCYSLDSEVSQESVDAVTVE comes from the exons ATGGATGTGTCTGGCCATAGTCTGTTCCTCCTGCAACAGCTGAATGTCCAAAGGGAGTTTGGCTTTCTCTGTGACTGCACTGTTGCCATTGGCAACGTATACTTCAAGGCTCATCGTTCAGTCCTCGCTGCATTCTCAAACTACTTCAAAATGATCTTTATCCATCAGTCCAG tgaGTGTATCAAGATCCAGCCCACTGATATTCAGCCAGATGTCTTCAGCTACCTTTTACACATAATGTATACTGGCATGGGTCCCAAACAACCTGTAGACCAGGCCAGACTTCAGGAGGGCATCAAATTCCTCCAtgcatatcagctctgccgtAAAACAGGTGAGGGTGGCCCTGACCCATCCTCTGACCCCATCCGTACGTCCAACCTCTATGGTATTCAGATCTCTTCACAGCTAGCCAATAAAGAGAACTCAGGCTTGAAGGCTGGTGGTTCAAGGGACCCTGAGGATGGCCGCTCCAGTACAAGGGCTGATCGCACACATGGGCGATTGACACTCGCTGTAGGGTTGGAGGGCATCACATCTGAGCGGCAGCCTCAAAGCTTCCATGCAGCATCCTCAGTGGCCTCAGGGGATGACTCTGACATCTCCACACGGATCAAGCAGGAGAGAATAGAGGaggaagaacaacaacaacaggaaTGTGAGAAGGAGTCTTGCTCTCTCTCCCCAACCCTGGTGAGCCCCTGCCAAGCTGGCCTATTCAAAGACGGCCCTTTAGCACTTTTATGTCCCCGGTGTGGTGAACGGTGTCTGTCACCCGAAGGCCTACAAGCGCACCTTTTTAGCCATGCAGCCTGTGCCCTCGAGCCTAGCTGTCTGATGGAGGGCCCTTCAGAGGAAAAAACTGGTGAGCATAAGGAGCGTGTGGACGCTGGTAGTCTGGAGGAGGCCCTTCAGCAGAGCCAGGCCCTGGCAGACGAGCTGGCTGTAGAACTAAGGCGAGGTGGCGGGACAGGAAGTAGCGTCAGTCCGTTGGCAGCCTTCACACGAAAGAGAAAGATGGCCTGTGCCGTCTGCAACCTTCGCTTTTCACAGAAGAGCCAGCTGCAGGAGCACATGTTCGCACATGTGGGCAAGCCGTTACGATACCACCGCTACAGTCGCTTCTGTGGGCAGCTACTCCATGGTTGTGAGACCCAGCCAGATATTACTGCAGCCACAGGAGATGAAGTAGGCAAAGACACTCAGGATAATGGCAGTTCCTGCTACTCACTGGACTCTGAGGTCTCTCAGGAGAGTGTTGACGCAGTCACTGTGGAATGA